The following coding sequences lie in one Arabidopsis thaliana chromosome 3, partial sequence genomic window:
- a CDS encoding uncharacterized protein (unknown protein; BEST Arabidopsis thaliana protein match is: unknown protein (TAIR:AT3G54530.1); Has 72 Blast hits to 70 proteins in 20 species: Archae - 0; Bacteria - 5; Metazoa - 8; Fungi - 2; Plants - 18; Viruses - 0; Other Eukaryotes - 39 (source: NCBI BLink).), which produces MEASTQLNGVNEISKSIGIVGNYDEMGLGKLYRDKLSPDADPVVHMSVSKAEKRLKKLERDYQHTYENYNEIRSNRYRFYIEAKHSTYRSRQAGNCIKYYNNLREQLQNNLDKLKKAEETQRGVEKPDHCKRVSMQHGCKSLTQEKRILQLIGERQQQHLENNDLGQETIHFTKISWEFDYSQSKIPKSSNSKTVHNLLRRFKDTEKLKDKAVANGELVNNPTSQDNLTISIEMEIKLLTKVIKKLERERGIETRTDYGHEEKIKHLEKKCEMICGKWDEEKKYIVGLKNIHDGLVISL; this is translated from the exons ATGGAAGCTTCCACTCAGCTCAACGGTGTCAACGAAATATCCAAGTCTATTGGTATTGTAGGCAACTATGATGAAATGGGTTTAGGGAAACTTTACCGCGACAAGTTGTCACCTGATGCTGATCCAGTTGTGCACATGTCAGTTTCCAAAGCAGAGAAGCGACTGAAAAAGCTCGAGAGGGATTATCAACATACCTACGAGAATTACAATGAAATCCGA TCAAACAGGTATAGGTTCTACATTGAAGCAAAGCATTCTACGTATCGCAGTCGACAGGCTGGAAACTGTATCAAATATTACAACAATCTGCGAGAGCAACTGCAGAATAATCTTGACAAATTGAaaaaagcagaagaaacaCAGAGAGGAGTAGAAAAGCCTGATCAC TGCAAGCGAGTGTCGATGCAGCACGGTTGTAAAAGCTTGACCCAAGAAAAGAGGATACTTCAACTGATAGGagaaagacaacaacaacacctgGAAAACAATGACCTTGGTCAAGAAACAATTCATTTCACGAAAATAAGCTGGGAG TTCGACTACAGTCAAAGTAAAATTCCAAAAAGTAGCAACAGCAAAACAGTACATAATCTGCTGAGGAGATTTAAAGACACGGAGAAGTTGAAGGATAAAGCCGTTGCCAATGGTGAACTTGTTAACAACCCAACTAGTCAGGACAACTTGACAATTTCTATAGAGATGGAAATAAAA CTTCTGACAAAGGTAATCAAAAAgcttgaaagagaaagagggaTAGAGACAAGGACTGATTATGGTCACGAGGAAAAGATCAAGCATCTAgagaaaaaatgtgaaatgaTATGCGGAAAATgggatgaagaaaagaagtatATTGTAGGGTTGAAGAACATACATGATGGGCTGGTTATAAGCTTGTAA
- a CDS encoding Early-responsive to dehydration stress protein (ERD4), which translates to MCRIRFFLMCSLLGASLLLPVDYYNESDLPTRREYSMDAFTISNITRGSNKLWVHFSCLWCISFYALFLLHKEYKEILVIRLQQMKELRHRADQFTVLVRQVPLCPEHNTRGCAVDHFFSKHHRFSYHSHQMLYDGRDLEYLLGKQKKLKKELEDKRHTEILSNGSQEHKQISTSEEKLREITHMIYHLQSETMLREKELPVAFVTFKSRRNAALAAQTQQHSNPLELITEMAPEPRDVSWRNLAIPQKILPLNKIGVILAAALLTIFFAIPVTAVQGIAKYEKLKKWFPPAMAIEFIPGLSSVVTGYLPSAILKGFMYIIPFAMLGLAYLGGSISNSKEEIKACNMVFYFLMGNVFFLSLISGSLLDEIGEYLTHPRDIPSHLAAAVSAQAEFFMTYILTDGLSGFSLEILQLGLILFDIIRSYTYGRGKERTPYLFSFPYFRVIPTVSLSIMIGMIYAVVAPLMLPFLVGYFCLGYIVYFNQMEDVYETTYDTCGRFWPFIHHYIFVSIILMQITMVGLFGLKSKPSAAIATVPLILITIAYNEYCKIRFLPSFKHFPIQTAVEIDEEDEKNGEMETHYVDAATAYNRHQPCLERVSSAESPTNLSQPLLGTDSI; encoded by the exons ATGTGCAGAATTAGATTCTTCCTGATGTGTTCGTTACTTGGAGCATCACTACTTCTTCCGGTTGATTATTACAATGAGTCAGATTTACCGACACGAAGAGAGTATTCAATGGATGCTTTCACAATATCAAATATCACACGAGGTTCTAACAA GTTATGGGTGCATTTCTCATGCTTGTGGTGCATATCATTCTAtgcattgtttttgttgcataAG GAATATAAGGAGATTCTTGTGATAAGGCTTCAACAAATGAAAGAACTTAGACATCGTGCTGATCAGTTCACTGTTCTTGTCCGCCAAGTTCCTCTCTGCCCTGAGCATAACACTCGTGGCTGCGCCGTTGATCACTTTTTCTCTAAGCATCATCGCTTTAGTTATCATTCACATCAGATGTTGTATGACGGGAGAGATCTTGAATACCTTTTG GGGAAGCAGAAGAAGCTTAAGAAAGAgctagaagacaagagacacACAGAAATACTTTCAAATGGATCACAAGAACACAAGCAAATATCCACATCTGAAGAAAAACTTCGAGAAATTACTCATATGATTTACCACCTTCAAAGTGAAACTATGCTCAGAGAGAAG GAGTTACCTGTTGCGTTTGTCACCTTCAAATCCCGAAGAAATGCCGCGTTGGCAGCTCAAACACAGCAGCACTCAAATCCTCTAGAACTGATAACTGAAATGGCTCCTGAACCAAGAGATGTATCCTGGAGAAATCTTGCTATTCCACAAAAGATTTTGCCTCTCAACAAGATCGGAGTCATCCTTGCAGCAGCACTTCTTACAATCTTCTTTGCTATTCCGGTCACAGCTGTCCAGGGAATTGCAAAGTATGAGAAGCTTAAGAAATGGTTTCCTCCAGCCATGGCTATTGAATTCAT ACCAGGGCTTAGCTCAGTTGTGACAGGTTACCTCCCAAGTGCTATACTCAAAGGTTTCATGTACATTATTCCTTTCGCTATGCTTGGACTGGCCTATCTCGGCGGCTCTATTTCCAACAGTAAAGAGGAGATAAAAGCTTGCAACATGGTCTTCTATTTTCTAATGggaaatgttttcttcttgagtCTTATCTCTGGTTCCTTGCTTGATGAAATAGGAGAATATCTCACTCATCCTAGAGACATTCCTAGTCACCTTGCTGCTGCTGTTTCAGCCCAG gCAGAGTTTTTTATGACATACATCTTGACAGATGGGCTGTCTGGATTTTCTTTGGAGATTCTTCAATTGGGACTTATACTATTTGATATCATAAGATCATACACTTATGgaagaggaaaagagagaacTCCTTACCTCTTTTCATTTCCATATTTTAGAGTTATCCCCACAGTTTCCTTATCGATAATGATCGGTATGATTTATGCGGTGGTTGCGCCATTGATGCTCCCTTTCCTAGTTGGTTATTTCTGCCTTGGATACATTGTCTACTTCAATCAG ATGGAGGATGTTTACGAGACTACATATGATACTTGCGGTCGATTCTGGCCATTCATTcatcattatatatttgtCTCAATAATACTAATGCAAATCACAATGGTGGGTCTTTTTGGACTTAAATCAAAGCCATCTGCAGCAATTGCTACAGTACCTCTCATATTGATCACTATAGCTTATAACGAATACTGCAAGATCCGCTTCCTCCCATCATTTAAACATTTCCCTATACAG ACAGCAGTTGAAatagacgaagaagatgaaaagaatGGGGAGATGGAAACACATTATGTTGATGCTGCAACGGCGTATAACCGGCATCAACCTTGCTTAGAGCGTGTAAGCTCAGCGGAATCACCAACAAACTTAAGCCAACCATTGCTTGGGACAGACTCCATTTGA
- a CDS encoding uncharacterized protein (unknown protein; BEST Arabidopsis thaliana protein match is: unknown protein (TAIR:AT3G54520.1); Has 159 Blast hits to 159 proteins in 50 species: Archae - 2; Bacteria - 26; Metazoa - 55; Fungi - 5; Plants - 20; Viruses - 2; Other Eukaryotes - 49 (source: NCBI BLink).) produces MENLKADGQETSNFKTISISVGMGCNYSKKGSEKLSCNMVSPCPGSFGRSSFAEAKKRLEKLEQDYQHTYEKYTELQSDRYMYYIAFQRPGHHSRWVGYCIDHIENVVEQLQNVLDKLNTEEASQRGRETPTNGKQFFLTHGCKSLAQENMVLQKLKAETKEQYTDGLCQETIDVKRINWEFICIQRIVPQNSNKKSVHDLLRRVNETQKLTEKAISNGALMGNLTSLDNMKNSTSDLIKIVTNVHRELEKEKIELENILQDRIHFARKNEKGYIEKIRVLREKCKCIVERRDAEKKYLLDLEKNFRDMNKTASQRKGCRKGNFRDVPLSVQ; encoded by the exons ATGGAAAATCTCAAAGCCGATGGTCAGGAAACTtctaatttcaaaacaatatcCATCTCAGTTGGTATGGGATGCAACTATAGTAAAAAGGGCTCCGAGAAACTTTCCTGCAACATGGTTTCACCATGCCCTGGCTCATTTGGGCGTTCATCATTTGCAGAAGCAAAGAAGCGATTGGAAAAGCTCGAGCAAGATTATCAACACACCTACGAGAAGTACACAGAACTACAA TCAGACAGGTATATGTACTACATTGCTTTTCAACGTCCAGGACATCACAGTCGCTGGGTTGGCTACTGTATCGATCACATCGAAAATGTAGTAGAGCAACTGCAGAATGTTCTTGACAAGCTGAATACAGAAGAAGCATcacaaagaggaagagaaacaCCAACAAAC GGTAAGCAATTCTTCTTGACGCACGGTTGTAAAAGCTTGGCACAAGAAAATATGGTACTTCAGAAGCTGAAAGCAGAAACCAAAGAGCAATACACTGATGGTCTGTGTCAAGAAACAATTGATGTCAAAAGAATTAATTGGGAG TTCATTTGCATTCAAAGAATAGTTCCACAGAATAGCAACAAGAAATCTGTACACGATCTGTTGAGGAGAGTTAATGAGACACAGAAGTTGACAGAAAAAGCTATTTCCAATGGTGCACTAATGGGCAACCTCACGAGTCTGGACAATATGAAAAATTCTACAAGTGACTTAATAAAG ATTGTGACGAATGTACACAGAGagttagagaaagagaaaatagagTTAGAGAATATTTTGCAAGACAGAATAcattttgcaagaaaaaatgaaaaaggataCATAGAAAAAATAAGGGTTTTACGGGAAAAATGTAAATGCATAGTTGAGAGACGTGATGCAGAAAAGAAATACTTGCTCGATTTGGAGAAAAATTTCAGGGATATGAACAAAACTGCTTCACAGAGAAAAGGCTGCCGAAAAGGTAACTTCAGAGATGTACCTCTATCAGTTCAATAA
- a CDS encoding Early-responsive to dehydration stress protein (ERD4) → MCRIRFFLMCSLLGASLLLPVDYYNESDLPTRREYSMDAFTISNITRGSNKLWVHFSCLWCISFYALFLLHKEYKEILVIRLQQMKELRHRADQFTVLVRQVPLCPEHNTRGCAVDHFFSKHHRFSYHSHQMLYDGRDLEYLLGKQKKLKKELEDKRHTEILSNGSQEHKQISTSEEKLREITHMIYHLQSETMLREKELPVAFVTFKSRRNAALAAQTQQHSNPLELITEMAPEPRDVSWRNLAIPQKILPLNKIGVILAAALLTIFFAIPVTAVQGIAKYEKLKKWFPPAMAIEFIPGLSSVVTGYLPSAILKGFMYIIPFAMLGLAYLGGSISNSKEEIKACNMVFYFLMGNVFFLSLISGSLLDEIGEYLTHPRDIPSHLAAAVSAQAEFFMTYILTDGLSGFSLEILQLGLILFDIIRSYTYGRGKERTPYLFSFPYFRVIPTVSLSIMIGMIYAVVAPLMLPFLVGYFCLGYIVYFNQVQILL, encoded by the exons ATGTGCAGAATTAGATTCTTCCTGATGTGTTCGTTACTTGGAGCATCACTACTTCTTCCGGTTGATTATTACAATGAGTCAGATTTACCGACACGAAGAGAGTATTCAATGGATGCTTTCACAATATCAAATATCACACGAGGTTCTAACAA GTTATGGGTGCATTTCTCATGCTTGTGGTGCATATCATTCTAtgcattgtttttgttgcataAG GAATATAAGGAGATTCTTGTGATAAGGCTTCAACAAATGAAAGAACTTAGACATCGTGCTGATCAGTTCACTGTTCTTGTCCGCCAAGTTCCTCTCTGCCCTGAGCATAACACTCGTGGCTGCGCCGTTGATCACTTTTTCTCTAAGCATCATCGCTTTAGTTATCATTCACATCAGATGTTGTATGACGGGAGAGATCTTGAATACCTTTTG GGGAAGCAGAAGAAGCTTAAGAAAGAgctagaagacaagagacacACAGAAATACTTTCAAATGGATCACAAGAACACAAGCAAATATCCACATCTGAAGAAAAACTTCGAGAAATTACTCATATGATTTACCACCTTCAAAGTGAAACTATGCTCAGAGAGAAG GAGTTACCTGTTGCGTTTGTCACCTTCAAATCCCGAAGAAATGCCGCGTTGGCAGCTCAAACACAGCAGCACTCAAATCCTCTAGAACTGATAACTGAAATGGCTCCTGAACCAAGAGATGTATCCTGGAGAAATCTTGCTATTCCACAAAAGATTTTGCCTCTCAACAAGATCGGAGTCATCCTTGCAGCAGCACTTCTTACAATCTTCTTTGCTATTCCGGTCACAGCTGTCCAGGGAATTGCAAAGTATGAGAAGCTTAAGAAATGGTTTCCTCCAGCCATGGCTATTGAATTCAT ACCAGGGCTTAGCTCAGTTGTGACAGGTTACCTCCCAAGTGCTATACTCAAAGGTTTCATGTACATTATTCCTTTCGCTATGCTTGGACTGGCCTATCTCGGCGGCTCTATTTCCAACAGTAAAGAGGAGATAAAAGCTTGCAACATGGTCTTCTATTTTCTAATGggaaatgttttcttcttgagtCTTATCTCTGGTTCCTTGCTTGATGAAATAGGAGAATATCTCACTCATCCTAGAGACATTCCTAGTCACCTTGCTGCTGCTGTTTCAGCCCAG gCAGAGTTTTTTATGACATACATCTTGACAGATGGGCTGTCTGGATTTTCTTTGGAGATTCTTCAATTGGGACTTATACTATTTGATATCATAAGATCATACACTTATGgaagaggaaaagagagaacTCCTTACCTCTTTTCATTTCCATATTTTAGAGTTATCCCCACAGTTTCCTTATCGATAATGATCGGTATGATTTATGCGGTGGTTGCGCCATTGATGCTCCCTTTCCTAGTTGGTTATTTCTGCCTTGGATACATTGTCTACTTCAATCAGGTCCAGATTCTCTTATAA
- the ABCF4 gene encoding general control non-repressible 4: MGKKKSDESAATTKVKPSGKDASKDSKKEKLSVSAMLAGMDQKDDKPKKGSSSRTKAAPKSTSYTDGIDLPPSDEEDDGESDEEERQKEARRKLKSEQRHLEISVTDKEQKKREAKERLALQAAESAKREAMKDDHDAFTVVIGSKTSVLEGDDMADANVKDITIESFSVSARGKELLKNASVRISHGKRYGLIGPNGMGKSTLLKLLAWRKIPVPKNIDVLLVEQEVVGDEKSALNAVVSANEELVKLREEAEALQKSSSGADGENVDGEDDDDTGEKLAELYDRLQILGSDAAEAQASKILAGLGFTKDMQVRATQSFSGGWRMRISLARALFVQPTLLLLDEPTNHLDLRAVLWLEEYLCRWKKTLVVVSHDRDFLNTVCTEIIHLHDQNLHFYRGNFDGFESGYEQRRKEMNKKFDVYDKQMKAAKRTGNRGQQEKVKDRAKFTAAKEASKSKSKGKTVDEEGPAPEAPRKWRDYSVVFHFPEPTELTPPLLQLIEVSFSYPNRPDFRLSNVDVGIDMGTRVAIVGPNGAGKSTLLNLLAGDLVPTEGEMRRSQKLRIGRYSQHFVDLLTMGETPVQYLLRLHPDQEGFSKQEAVRAKLGKFGLPSHNHLSPIAKLSGGQKARVVFTSISMSKPHILLLDEPTNHLDMQSIDALADALDEFTGGVVLVSHDSRLISRVCAEEEKSQIWVVEDGTVNFFPGTFEEYKEDLQREIKAEVDE; the protein is encoded by the coding sequence ATGGGTAAGAAGAAGTCAGACGAGAGTGCTGCTACCACAAAGGTGAAGCCAAGTGGGAAAGATGCTTCGAAAGATtctaaaaaagagaaattgtCAGTCTCGGCTATGCTTGCAGGCATGGATCAGAAAGATGATAAACCGAAGAAGGGCTCATCATCTAGAACCAAGGCTGCTCCGAAATCTACATCTTACACTGATGGCATAGATCTTCCTCcttctgatgaagaagacgacggTGAATCTGATGAGGAAGAGAGACAGAAGGAAGCAAGGAGGAAGCTGAAGAGTGAACAAAGGCACCTTGAGATATCTGTGACTGATAAGGAACAAAAGAAGCGAGAGGCGAAAGAAAGATTAGCTCTTCAGGCTGCAGAGTCGGCAAAGAGGGAGGCTATGAAGGACGATCATGATGCATTCACGGTTGTTATTGGAAGCAAGACCTCAGTGCTTGAAGGAGACGACATGGCTGATGCAAATGTTAAGGATATTACCATAGAATCTTTTTCTGTATCTGCTCGAGGTAAAGAGCTTTTGAAGAATGCTTCTGTCAGGATTTCACATGGTAAAAGGTATGGGTTGATCGGGCCAAACGGAATGGGAAAGTCTACACTGTTAAAGCTTTTAGCTTGGAGGAAGATTCCAGTGCCAAAGAATATTGATGTTCTTCTTGTTGAGCAAGAGGTGGTTGGTGATGAAAAGAGTGCTCTGAATGCAGTTGTCTCTGCCAATGAAGAGTTGGTTAAGCTACGGGAAGAGGCTGAAGCTCTGCAGAAGTCGTCTTCTGGAGCTGATGGAGAAAATGTTGATggtgaggatgatgatgatactggAGAAAAGCTTGCTGAACTGTATGACAGGCTGCAGATTTTAGGGTCAGATGCTGCTGAAGCACAGGCATCCAAAATTCTTGCGGGGTTAGGTTTCACAAAAGATATGCAAGTGCGTGCGACTCAGTCCTTCAGTGGTGGCTGGAGGATGCGAATATCATTAGCTAGAGCTCTGTTCGTGCAACCTACCCTTTTGCTGTTAGATGAACCCACTAACCATCTTGACCTGAGAGCTGTTCTATGGTTAGAGGAGTATTTGTGTCGCTGGAAGAAGACACTAGTTGTTGTTTCACATGACCGGGACTTCCTCAACACAGTCTGCACGGAGATAATACATCTCCATGACCAAAATCTCCACTTCTACCGTGGTAATTTCGATGGTTTTGAAAGCGGATATGAGCAGCGTCGCAAGGAgatgaacaaaaaatttgatgtCTACGACAAACAGATGAAAGCAGCGAAGAGGACTGGAAACCGGGGTCAACAGGAGAAGGTAAAGGACAGGGCCAAGTTTACTGCTGCAAAAGAAGCATCCAAGAGTAAGTCAAAGGGCAAGACAGTGGATGAAGAAGGCCCAGCACCAGAAGCTCCAAGGAAGTGGAGAGATTACAGTGTGGTGTTCCACTTCCCAGAACCAACTGAGCTCACTCCTCCTCTTCTGCAGTTAATTGAGGTTAGCTTCAGCTATCCCAACAGGCCAGATTTCAGACTCTCGAATGTTGATGTAGGTATCGATATGGGGACACGGGTTGCGATAGTTGGGCCTAACGGAGCAGGAAAGTCCACTCTATTAAATCTTCTTGCGGGAGATTTAGTTCCAACAGAGGGTGAAATGAGAAGAAGCCAGAAGCTGAGGATTGGCAGGTATTCTCAGCATTTTGTTGACCTTTTAACAATGGGGGAAACACCGGTTCAGTATCTCCTTCGTCTTCATCCTGACCAAGAGGGATTTAGCAAGCAAGAGGCAGTGCGAGCGAAGCTAGGCAAGTTTGGGCTACCAAGTCACAATCACTTATCTCCAATTGCGAAATTGTCTGGAGGACAAAAGGCTAGGGTTGTGTTCACCTCGATCTCAATGTCAAAACCACACATTTTGCTTCTGGACGAGCCTACAAATCACTTAGACATGCAGAGTAT
- a CDS encoding uncharacterized protein (unknown protein; FUNCTIONS IN: molecular_function unknown; INVOLVED IN: biological_process unknown; LOCATED IN: cellular_component unknown; BEST Arabidopsis thaliana protein match is: unknown protein (TAIR:AT3G54520.1).) produces MENLKADGQETSNFKTISISVGMGCNYSKKGSEKLSCNMVSPCPGSFGRSSFAEAKKRLEKLEQDYQHTYEKYTELQSDRYMYYIAFQRPGHHSRWVGYCIDHIENVVEQLQNVLDKLNTEEASQRGRETPTNGKQFFLTHGCKSLAQENMVLQKLKAETKEQYTDVPQNSNKKSVHDLLRRVNETQKLTEKAISNGALMGNLTSLDNMKNSTSDLIKIVTNVHRELEKEKIELENILQDRIHFARKNEKGYIEKIRVLREKCKCIVERRDAEKKYLLDLEKNFRDMNKTASQRKGCRKGNFRDVPLSVQ; encoded by the exons ATGGAAAATCTCAAAGCCGATGGTCAGGAAACTtctaatttcaaaacaatatcCATCTCAGTTGGTATGGGATGCAACTATAGTAAAAAGGGCTCCGAGAAACTTTCCTGCAACATGGTTTCACCATGCCCTGGCTCATTTGGGCGTTCATCATTTGCAGAAGCAAAGAAGCGATTGGAAAAGCTCGAGCAAGATTATCAACACACCTACGAGAAGTACACAGAACTACAA TCAGACAGGTATATGTACTACATTGCTTTTCAACGTCCAGGACATCACAGTCGCTGGGTTGGCTACTGTATCGATCACATCGAAAATGTAGTAGAGCAACTGCAGAATGTTCTTGACAAGCTGAATACAGAAGAAGCATcacaaagaggaagagaaacaCCAACAAAC GGTAAGCAATTCTTCTTGACGCACGGTTGTAAAAGCTTGGCACAAGAAAATATGGTACTTCAGAAGCTGAAAGCAGAAACCAAAGAGCAATACACTGATG TTCCACAGAATAGCAACAAGAAATCTGTACACGATCTGTTGAGGAGAGTTAATGAGACACAGAAGTTGACAGAAAAAGCTATTTCCAATGGTGCACTAATGGGCAACCTCACGAGTCTGGACAATATGAAAAATTCTACAAGTGACTTAATAAAG ATTGTGACGAATGTACACAGAGagttagagaaagagaaaatagagTTAGAGAATATTTTGCAAGACAGAATAcattttgcaagaaaaaatgaaaaaggataCATAGAAAAAATAAGGGTTTTACGGGAAAAATGTAAATGCATAGTTGAGAGACGTGATGCAGAAAAGAAATACTTGCTCGATTTGGAGAAAAATTTCAGGGATATGAACAAAACTGCTTCACAGAGAAAAGGCTGCCGAAAAGGTAACTTCAGAGATGTACCTCTATCAGTTCAATAA
- a CDS encoding Early-responsive to dehydration stress protein (ERD4) yields the protein MKELRHRADQFTVLVRQVPLCPEHNTRGCAVDHFFSKHHRFSYHSHQMLYDGRDLEYLLGKQKKLKKELEDKRHTEILSNGSQEHKQISTSEEKLREITHMIYHLQSETMLREKELPVAFVTFKSRRNAALAAQTQQHSNPLELITEMAPEPRDVSWRNLAIPQKILPLNKIGVILAAALLTIFFAIPVTAVQGIAKYEKLKKWFPPAMAIEFIPGLSSVVTGYLPSAILKGFMYIIPFAMLGLAYLGGSISNSKEEIKACNMVFYFLMGNVFFLSLISGSLLDEIGEYLTHPRDIPSHLAAAVSAQAEFFMTYILTDGLSGFSLEILQLGLILFDIIRSYTYGRGKERTPYLFSFPYFRVIPTVSLSIMIGMIYAVVAPLMLPFLVGYFCLGYIVYFNQMEDVYETTYDTCGRFWPFIHHYIFVSIILMQITMVGLFGLKSKPSAAIATVPLILITIAYNEYCKIRFLPSFKHFPIQTAVEIDEEDEKNGEMETHYVDAATAYNRHQPCLERVSSAESPTNLSQPLLGTDSI from the exons ATGAAAGAACTTAGACATCGTGCTGATCAGTTCACTGTTCTTGTCCGCCAAGTTCCTCTCTGCCCTGAGCATAACACTCGTGGCTGCGCCGTTGATCACTTTTTCTCTAAGCATCATCGCTTTAGTTATCATTCACATCAGATGTTGTATGACGGGAGAGATCTTGAATACCTTTTG GGGAAGCAGAAGAAGCTTAAGAAAGAgctagaagacaagagacacACAGAAATACTTTCAAATGGATCACAAGAACACAAGCAAATATCCACATCTGAAGAAAAACTTCGAGAAATTACTCATATGATTTACCACCTTCAAAGTGAAACTATGCTCAGAGAGAAG GAGTTACCTGTTGCGTTTGTCACCTTCAAATCCCGAAGAAATGCCGCGTTGGCAGCTCAAACACAGCAGCACTCAAATCCTCTAGAACTGATAACTGAAATGGCTCCTGAACCAAGAGATGTATCCTGGAGAAATCTTGCTATTCCACAAAAGATTTTGCCTCTCAACAAGATCGGAGTCATCCTTGCAGCAGCACTTCTTACAATCTTCTTTGCTATTCCGGTCACAGCTGTCCAGGGAATTGCAAAGTATGAGAAGCTTAAGAAATGGTTTCCTCCAGCCATGGCTATTGAATTCAT ACCAGGGCTTAGCTCAGTTGTGACAGGTTACCTCCCAAGTGCTATACTCAAAGGTTTCATGTACATTATTCCTTTCGCTATGCTTGGACTGGCCTATCTCGGCGGCTCTATTTCCAACAGTAAAGAGGAGATAAAAGCTTGCAACATGGTCTTCTATTTTCTAATGggaaatgttttcttcttgagtCTTATCTCTGGTTCCTTGCTTGATGAAATAGGAGAATATCTCACTCATCCTAGAGACATTCCTAGTCACCTTGCTGCTGCTGTTTCAGCCCAG gCAGAGTTTTTTATGACATACATCTTGACAGATGGGCTGTCTGGATTTTCTTTGGAGATTCTTCAATTGGGACTTATACTATTTGATATCATAAGATCATACACTTATGgaagaggaaaagagagaacTCCTTACCTCTTTTCATTTCCATATTTTAGAGTTATCCCCACAGTTTCCTTATCGATAATGATCGGTATGATTTATGCGGTGGTTGCGCCATTGATGCTCCCTTTCCTAGTTGGTTATTTCTGCCTTGGATACATTGTCTACTTCAATCAG ATGGAGGATGTTTACGAGACTACATATGATACTTGCGGTCGATTCTGGCCATTCATTcatcattatatatttgtCTCAATAATACTAATGCAAATCACAATGGTGGGTCTTTTTGGACTTAAATCAAAGCCATCTGCAGCAATTGCTACAGTACCTCTCATATTGATCACTATAGCTTATAACGAATACTGCAAGATCCGCTTCCTCCCATCATTTAAACATTTCCCTATACAG ACAGCAGTTGAAatagacgaagaagatgaaaagaatGGGGAGATGGAAACACATTATGTTGATGCTGCAACGGCGTATAACCGGCATCAACCTTGCTTAGAGCGTGTAAGCTCAGCGGAATCACCAACAAACTTAAGCCAACCATTGCTTGGGACAGACTCCATTTGA